The sequence GGTTCCCCGGCCCGCACCGACGCGGGGGCCGTCAGCTCCTCGTACGTCCAGCCGGTGTACCCGAGACCGTGGCCGAACCAGTACGCCGGCTCCGCCCCGGACCGCAGCCAGGCGCGGTAGCCGATGTGCGGGCCCTCCTCGTAGCGCAGCCGCCCGTCGGCGCCGGGCGCGGTTCCGAGCACCGGTACGTCGTGCTGGGCGGCGGCCCAGGTCGTCGGTAGCCGGCCACCCGGCTCGGTCCGGCCGAACAGGACGTCCGCCAGCCCGTCCCCGGCCTCCTGGCCCGGGAACCAGGCGAGCAGCAGCGCGGGCACCCGGGTGTGCCAGGGCAGGGCGACCGGGCCGCCCGCGTTGACCACGACGACGGTGCGCGGGTTGGCCCGCGCCACCGCCCGCACCAGTGCGTCCTGACCCTCCGGCAGGTCCAGGCTCTCGCGGTCGTGTCCCTCCGACTCGCTCTGCTCCGTCGTGCCCACGACCACCACCGCGACGTCGGCCGCCCGCGCGGCGGACACCGCGTCGGCGAGCGCGGCGGCCGCGTCACCGGCGGGCGGGGCGGCCGCGAGGACCGTCGCGACACCCGACCCCGGGGCGAGCGAGCGCCGCGCCACCACCTCCACCTCCCGCCCGGCGGCCAGCTCGGCCGGGCCGGTGTGCAGGGGCGGGGCGACGTGTACCCGGGTCGGGTCGTCGCTGTCCAGCGGGAACGTGCCGGACAGCACCTCCACGCCGTCCACGGACAGCGCGATGTCCCCCCAGCCGCCCACCGCCCAGGTCCACACCCCGCTCGCGGCCGGCCGGTACAGGGCCCGGATCTCGACCAGGGCGGCGTCACCCGCCGGCACCGAGGGCTCGACGATCCGCCCGGACAGCCGGTGCTCGGCGTGCAGTTCGGCCCCCTGCCCGTCGAGCAGCCGCACGAGCACCCCCGGCTCGCCGTTGCGCGGGTCGCGCGTCCGGTCGCGGCCGAGCGGCTCCGGCCGGTCCGACGGCGGCAGACCCGGCCGGTGGATCACATCGGCCACCCCGTCCAGCGCCCTTTCGATTCCGGCGAGCGGGGTCACCACCTGCTCCGGGAACACTTCCGCGCTGCCCCCGCCCTGGACGCGTACCGCCGTGGCGTGCGGCCCGATGACGGCGACCGAGCCCAGACCCGCCGGATCCAGCGGCAGCACCCCGCCCTCGTTGCGCAGCAGCACCGCACCGGCCGAGACGGCGCGCCGCAGCAGCGCCCGCCGCGCGTCCGGCGCCAGCACGGGCCGCCGCACCGGCCGGGCCGGGCCCAGCGCACCCACCCGCCCCGCCAGCCTCAGCAGCCTTCGCACCTTGTCGTCGACCGCGCCGGCGGACACCAGGCCCTGGTCCAGCGCGGCGAGCAGACCGGCCGCCCAGGGGCTGTCCGGGCCCGGCATCGCCAGGTCCTGGCCGGAGCGCGCGGCGTCCAGGAGGGTGCGCACGCCACCCCAGTCGGAGACCACGAGCCCGTCGAACCCCCAGTCGTCCTTGAGGGGGTGCTCCAGGAGCGGGGAGGCGGACATCGTGACGCCGCCGACCTTGTTGTACGCGGACATGACCGCCCAGACCCCGGCCGCGACCGCCTCCTCGAACGGGGCGAGATAGACCTCGTGCAGCGTCCGCTCGTCCATGTGGACGTCGACGTTCAGGCGGTCCGTCTCGGCGTCGTTGCCGACGAAGTGCTTGGCGGTGGCCGCGACCCCGCCCGACTGGATGCCCCTGATGAGGGCCGCACCGGTCCGCCCGGTGAGCAGAGGGTCCTCGGAGAAGCACTCGAAGTGCCGGCCGCCCAGCGGTGAGCGGTGCAGATTCAGGGTGGGGGCCAGCAGCACGTCGACGCCCTTGCGTCTCGCCTCCGAGGCGAGCAGGGCGCCGAGATCGGTCAGCAGCCGCTCGTCCCAGGAGGCGGCGAGCGCGGTGGGGGAGGGGAGGACGAGCGAGGTCTCCCGTTCGTCCCAGGCCTCGCCGCGCACCCCGGCCGGCCCGTCCGAGAGGGTGAGCGGCCGCAGCCCGACAGCCCCTTCGCCGTACGTGCGCCAGGTGCTGGCCCCCGTCAGCAGACGGACCTTCTGGGCCGCGTCGAGCTTGTCGAGCAGCGGATCGGTCTCTTCGTCCGTCATGGCGGCCATGCTCCTTCGTGCACAGCGCCCCCCTATGCTGGAGAGCGCTCTCCCGGGCTGTGGTGCCCAGCGTTGCTGGCCGACGCCGACCGTGTCAATGGGGGCAGGGGCGGGCCGCGGCGGACTCCGGGGCACGCGCCGCCGCGACCACGGCCCCGCGCGCCCAGTGGTACGGCGGTGCCGGCCGGAAGGAGGTGTCCGCCCCTCGCGAGGGCTTCCCGCTCGCCGAGACGCCGGCCGCGCCGCTCGGTGCGCTGCCCGCGGACTCCTCCCGGAGGTTCAGGCTCGGATGCGCCGGGAGTGAGCAACTCGACGGCGACGCGCGCCTGCTCACGATCACAGCCCGGGTCAACGCGAAGGCCGCCGGCGCGTCCGAACGCTCCCTGGGCATCGCTCGCCGCTCACCTTCGCCGTGCGCTGACCGGGCGCGCCCCGCACGCCCCGCGCACGCCCTCCGGGACGGTGGCCGGAACGTACGGTGGCCTTGTCATCACCCGCTGTTTGCACATAAGTTGACCGCTTGCGACATGTCCTACAGCCAGTGGGGGAGCCAAGTCATGGCCGTGAACGGACGGCACCGCAGATATCAGCCGAGCCGCATCAACCGCGTTTCGCTCACGGTCACGGCCGGGGGTGCGGGGCTCGCGCTCCCGCTCATCGCGGCCGCGTCGGCCGGCGCGGCGTCGGCGGACGTGTGGGACAAGGTCGCCGCGTGCGAGTCCACGGGCAACTGGCACATAAACTCCGGCAACGGCTACTTCGGCGGGCTCCAGTTCACCCGCTCCACCTGGGCGGCGTACGGCGGAACGGTCTACGCGGCACGCGCCGACCTGGCCACCCGGGAACAGCAGATCGCCATCGCGGAGAAGGTCCTGGAGGGCCAGGGGCCGGGCGCCTGGCCGGTCTGCTCCGGGAAGGCCGGTCTGACCCAGGGCGGCGACTCGCCCGACGTCAGCCCGCAGAGCGAGCGCACGGCGCGGGTCACGACGCCGAAGAAGCCGGACAGCGCCTCCTCGCCCCCGCGCAAGGCGCAGACGAAGCCGGCCGCGGCGACGCCGACGCACGTGCCGGGCAAGCGGGACTCGTACACCGTGACGCCGGGCGACTCGCTGTCCGGGATCGCCGTCGAACGGCACCTCGAAGGCGGCTGGCAGCGGCTCTACGCGGCGAACCGCAAGGTCGTCGGTGACAACCCGGACCTGATCTTCCCGGGCCAGCGCCTGAGCCTGGACCTGGCCGGGACACCGAGGACGGCCACGAAGGCCGAGCCGAGGACAGCCACGAAGGCCGAACCCGAGGCCGCGGCGAGGACAACCCCGAAGGCCGCCCCGACGACAGCCCCGAAATCAGCTCCGACGACGGCCCCGAAGCCGCAGCAGAAGACGCAGCAGGCCAGGCCGCAGCCGAAGAAGACCGAGACGCCGAAGACCCAGGCGCACAAGACCGAGACCCACAAGACCCAGGCGCAGAAGCACACCTCGCTCACCGCCCCGGTCGCGGCCCGCACCGGCACGCAGTACCACCAGGCCGGTTCCTGGTCCAGCGGCTACCACACGGGGGTCGACTTCCCCGTGCCCACCGGCACCTCGGTGAAGTCGGTGGCGGCCGGCACCGTCGTGTCGGCGGGCTGGGCGGGACCGTACGGCTACCAGGTCGTCATCCGTCACAGCGACGGCAAGTACAGCCAGTACGCGCACCTGTCCTCGTTACTGGTGCGCGGTGGGCAGCACGTCGGCGGCGGGCAGCGGATCGCCCGCTCCGGCGCCACCGGCAACGTCACCGGACCGCACCTGCACTTCGAGGTCCGTACCGGCCCCGACTACGGCTCCGACATCGACCCGCTGGCCTACCTCAGGGCGGGCGGCGTCAAGGTCTGAACGCCCTTGCGGTGGTCACCGGCCTCCGGGCCGGCGGCCCCTGCGGGCGGCCCGGTCCTGTGCCCGCCGCCGGCAGGCGGGGCGAACTCCACCCGCCTGCCCAGCCGGTCCAGCGGCATCCGCACGGGCAGCGGAAGCGCCGGGGGAGCCGTCACCGGCCGCGGACCCGCGGGTTCGGGAAGGGAGGCGGCGGCCGGCACCGGCAAAGTGCCCGCCGGAGCCGGTGAACCGGCGGCGGGCCCGTCGAAATCCCCGGCCTCCTCACTCACGGCCGAAGGCCCGCCGTCGGCGGGCGCGGTGGCGGCCGAGAGCCCTCCCGGGTCCTTCGGCGCCGGATCCAGACGCTCCGCGCCCATGCGCTCCCTGGTCAGCATGATCAGCCCGCCGGCCGCGACCACCCCGCAGGCCAGGGCGAGCACCGTGCCCGTGGTGCCGTGCCGGAACTGCTCGCCGAACAGCGTGATGCCGACCGCCGCGGCCACCACCGGGTTCACCACGGTCACCGTGGCCAGCGGAGCCGTGAGCCCCGCGCCCCGGTAGGCCGCCTGGCACAGCAGCAGACCGGCGCCGGCGAGCGCCGCGATCACCAGCAGGGTCGGCAGCCCCGATCCCACGGAACCGGCCGTCCACTCCATGGCCACCGTCTTCGTGTACACCGACGCGATACCGAACGCGACACCCGCCGCCCCCGCCAGCACCACACTGCGCATCACCGGCCGGCGCATCGCCCGGGAGAGCAGGACGAGCGCCGCCACCGCGCCGAAGGTCACGACGGCCAGCATCAACTGCTGCGGACGGCCCAGGGAGTGCGCGTCGGAACTGCCGGTCAGCGCGAGCAGTCCGGCAAGCCCCACCGTCGCCATGACCGCGCCGCGCCAGGCCGTGGCCCCGGCCCTGCGCCCCACGAACAGGGCCGCCATCGGCAGCGCGAAGACGATCGTCAACGCTCCCAGCGGCTGGACGAGGCTGAGCGGGCCGTACGCCAGCGCCACCACGTGCAGGACCGCGCCCACGCCGTTCAGCGAGACCGCCACCCACCAGACACGGTCGCGCAGCGGTGCGAGAGAGCGGCCGTCGGAGGCAGTGGCCACGCGCTCCTGGACGATCGCCCCGGCCGCGTAGGCGACCGCGGAGACCAGTGACAGCAGCACGGACAGCGCGAGGGAACTCATGTACACCACGATCCCCTTTTTCAGCCGCCGCGTCGTCGTCCCTGAGGCGGCGATCCGGCGTACTGCTTTGGTAGTACGGGAACAGTCAGGGTGTCCTCCTCCTGACGGTAGTCCTCCTCGCGGCGCACGTCAGAACGATCAACCCGGCTCCACCCGTGGTGGCACGCGCGGTCGCGCACCGTACCTTCACGTCATCGGCCGGAAGGGGACGGTCGGACCCCTTGACGCGGATCACGGCGGACTCGAAGAATGAGCGCGCTCTGACAACGTTGTCCTAAGGAGTAACCCCATGCATCGGACCCCACGGCCGAGACTGCGCGGCCCGGCGGCCGCACTCGCCGCCGCCGCACTCCTGGGCGGTGTCCTCCTCCCCGGGGCCACGGCCGAGGCCGCCCCGAGGAGCGACGGCCGGCTGACCGACCTGGTCAACCCGTTCATCGGCACCCAGAACGAGGGCAACACCTATCCCGGCGCCTCCGTGCCCTTCGGCATGGTGCAGCTCTCCCCGGACACCGGCCACAACACCGGCTACGACTACGGGGAGGACCACATCCGCGGTTTCTCCTCCGTCCACCTCTCCGGCGTCGGCTGCGGGCTGGGCGGCGACCTGCCGACGCTGCCCACCACCGGGGACGTCACCGAGACCGACTACGCGAAGTACGCGGCGGAGTTCAGCCACGACGACGAGAAGGCGAGCCCCGGCTACTACAAGGTCGGGCTGGGCACCGGCATCGAGGCCGAGCTGACCGCCACCCCGCGCACCGGGGTGCAGCGCTACACCTTCCCGGCCACCGACAAGGCCAACGTGCTGCTCAACGCGGGCCAGTCGCTGCACCGGACGATCTCCTCCGAGGTGGAGATCCTGGACAGCCGCACCGTGCGGACCGCCATCACCGGCAGCGGCTTCTGCCAGGACACCAAGCAGTACACCCTCTACACGGTCACCCGCTTCGACCGGCCGTTCACCACCTCCGGCACCTGGAACGGCGGCACCGTCACCGAGGGCTCGAAGAAGTCCACGGCCGCCGACGCCCGCAACGGCGCCTGGCTGCGGTTCGACACCACCGAGGACCGCACGGTCGAGGCCACCACCGCCCTGAGCTACGTCGACGCCAAGGGCGCCGCGCTCAACCTCCGTGCCGAGGGCGGCCGCAGCTTCGACCGCGTCCAGCGGGCCGCGCAGCGCACCTGGGAGGACCGGCTCGAAGGTGTGAAGGCCACGGGCGGCAGCGACGAACTGCGCCGTACCTTCTACTCCTCCCTCTACCGGTCCTTCCTCGCGCCCAACGTGGGCAGCGACGTGGACGGCCGCTACACCGGCTGGGACCAGAAGAAGCACCGCGCGAAGGGCTTCACCTACTACCAGAACTGGTCGCTCTGGGACACCTACCGCACCCAGGCCCAGCTCCTCTCGCTGCTCGCCCCGCGCGAGTCCCGCGACATGGCGATATCCGTCCTGCGCATCGACGCGGAGAGCGGCTGGCTGCCGAAGTGGGGCTACGGCACGGTCGAGACGAACATCATGACGGGTGACCCGGTCACCCCCTTCCTCACCAACGCCTACCAGCAGGGACTGCTGAAGGGGTACGAGGAGGAGGCGTACCGGGCGCTGAGGAAGAACGCGGACGGGGTGCCGCCCGCCGGCTCCGCGCCGGTCGGCCGGGAGGCCAACGTCCAGTACCTGGCGGACGGCTTCGCTCCGTACATCAAGGACCGTGAGCACGCCAAGCCGGGCGACTCGGACTTCGACCACGGCGCCTCCGCCACCCTGGAATACGCCCTGGCCGACGGCATGCTCGCCGAGATGGCCCGCGACCTCGGCCACGACGCCGACGCCGCGCGCTACGAGGCCCGCGCCCAGAACTACCGGAAGATCTTCGACCCCTCGACCGGCTTCTTCCGAGCCCGCGACACCTCCGGCGCGTTCACCGGCCCCGCCGACCCGGCCGAGAGCGAGGGCTTCCACGAGGGCACGTCCTGGCAGTACCAGTGGATGGTCCCGCAGGACATCCCCGGCATGGTCGGCCTGATCGGCGGGAAGGACGCCGCGAACGAACGGCTCGACTCGTTCTTCGCGTACGACCAACTCCTCGCCGATCCGGCGAAGACGGCCCGTGAGGTATGGGTGAACGGCCCGTACGCGTACTACAACGCCGACAAGTACAACCCGCAGAACGAGCCCGACCTCATCGCCCCGTACACCTACCTGTCCACCGGTCAGCCGTGGAA comes from Streptomyces sp. Mut1 and encodes:
- a CDS encoding glycoside hydrolase family 3 C-terminal domain-containing protein → MAAMTDEETDPLLDKLDAAQKVRLLTGASTWRTYGEGAVGLRPLTLSDGPAGVRGEAWDERETSLVLPSPTALAASWDERLLTDLGALLASEARRKGVDVLLAPTLNLHRSPLGGRHFECFSEDPLLTGRTGAALIRGIQSGGVAATAKHFVGNDAETDRLNVDVHMDERTLHEVYLAPFEEAVAAGVWAVMSAYNKVGGVTMSASPLLEHPLKDDWGFDGLVVSDWGGVRTLLDAARSGQDLAMPGPDSPWAAGLLAALDQGLVSAGAVDDKVRRLLRLAGRVGALGPARPVRRPVLAPDARRALLRRAVSAGAVLLRNEGGVLPLDPAGLGSVAVIGPHATAVRVQGGGSAEVFPEQVVTPLAGIERALDGVADVIHRPGLPPSDRPEPLGRDRTRDPRNGEPGVLVRLLDGQGAELHAEHRLSGRIVEPSVPAGDAALVEIRALYRPAASGVWTWAVGGWGDIALSVDGVEVLSGTFPLDSDDPTRVHVAPPLHTGPAELAAGREVEVVARRSLAPGSGVATVLAAAPPAGDAAAALADAVSAARAADVAVVVVGTTEQSESEGHDRESLDLPEGQDALVRAVARANPRTVVVVNAGGPVALPWHTRVPALLLAWFPGQEAGDGLADVLFGRTEPGGRLPTTWAAAQHDVPVLGTAPGADGRLRYEEGPHIGYRAWLRSGAEPAYWFGHGLGYTGWTYEELTAPASVRAGEPFDVRVRVRNSGRRRGREVVQVYLARTDSAVERPVRRLIGYAAVEADPGQSAVAVVRVSGRALAHWAPRRGGWETEPGGFTLLGGGSAGDLPLTAGLTAQAGPDSAGKGSDNGSEHNGERSPLML
- a CDS encoding DMT family transporter, which codes for MVYMSSLALSVLLSLVSAVAYAAGAIVQERVATASDGRSLAPLRDRVWWVAVSLNGVGAVLHVVALAYGPLSLVQPLGALTIVFALPMAALFVGRRAGATAWRGAVMATVGLAGLLALTGSSDAHSLGRPQQLMLAVVTFGAVAALVLLSRAMRRPVMRSVVLAGAAGVAFGIASVYTKTVAMEWTAGSVGSGLPTLLVIAALAGAGLLLCQAAYRGAGLTAPLATVTVVNPVVAAAVGITLFGEQFRHGTTGTVLALACGVVAAGGLIMLTRERMGAERLDPAPKDPGGLSAATAPADGGPSAVSEEAGDFDGPAAGSPAPAGTLPVPAAASLPEPAGPRPVTAPPALPLPVRMPLDRLGRRVEFAPPAGGGHRTGPPAGAAGPEAGDHRKGVQTLTPPALR
- a CDS encoding transglycosylase family protein — translated: MAVNGRHRRYQPSRINRVSLTVTAGGAGLALPLIAAASAGAASADVWDKVAACESTGNWHINSGNGYFGGLQFTRSTWAAYGGTVYAARADLATREQQIAIAEKVLEGQGPGAWPVCSGKAGLTQGGDSPDVSPQSERTARVTTPKKPDSASSPPRKAQTKPAAATPTHVPGKRDSYTVTPGDSLSGIAVERHLEGGWQRLYAANRKVVGDNPDLIFPGQRLSLDLAGTPRTATKAEPRTATKAEPEAAARTTPKAAPTTAPKSAPTTAPKPQQKTQQARPQPKKTETPKTQAHKTETHKTQAQKHTSLTAPVAARTGTQYHQAGSWSSGYHTGVDFPVPTGTSVKSVAAGTVVSAGWAGPYGYQVVIRHSDGKYSQYAHLSSLLVRGGQHVGGGQRIARSGATGNVTGPHLHFEVRTGPDYGSDIDPLAYLRAGGVKV
- a CDS encoding GH92 family glycosyl hydrolase, with product MHRTPRPRLRGPAAALAAAALLGGVLLPGATAEAAPRSDGRLTDLVNPFIGTQNEGNTYPGASVPFGMVQLSPDTGHNTGYDYGEDHIRGFSSVHLSGVGCGLGGDLPTLPTTGDVTETDYAKYAAEFSHDDEKASPGYYKVGLGTGIEAELTATPRTGVQRYTFPATDKANVLLNAGQSLHRTISSEVEILDSRTVRTAITGSGFCQDTKQYTLYTVTRFDRPFTTSGTWNGGTVTEGSKKSTAADARNGAWLRFDTTEDRTVEATTALSYVDAKGAALNLRAEGGRSFDRVQRAAQRTWEDRLEGVKATGGSDELRRTFYSSLYRSFLAPNVGSDVDGRYTGWDQKKHRAKGFTYYQNWSLWDTYRTQAQLLSLLAPRESRDMAISVLRIDAESGWLPKWGYGTVETNIMTGDPVTPFLTNAYQQGLLKGYEEEAYRALRKNADGVPPAGSAPVGREANVQYLADGFAPYIKDREHAKPGDSDFDHGASATLEYALADGMLAEMARDLGHDADAARYEARAQNYRKIFDPSTGFFRARDTSGAFTGPADPAESEGFHEGTSWQYQWMVPQDIPGMVGLIGGKDAANERLDSFFAYDQLLADPAKTAREVWVNGPYAYYNADKYNPQNEPDLIAPYTYLSTGQPWKTTDVVHAALTLFTNGPTGMTGNDDLGTMSAWMVLSSIGVFPVQPGTDTWGLSTPAFERVDIRLDRRYYPRGALTVSAPGTSGTDRYIQSARLDGAPRARTYLTTDDIRSARSLSFTVGAEPSAWGTSPEDAPPALG